A segment of the Echinicola strongylocentroti genome:
TGCCGGGTACAAGCAACAGATTTACCTTCAGAGTTATTACAGGAGACAATGGACAAGTGTGCCGGGGAGCCCGGAGACATTTGCCATCTCCGGTGATGGATTGATTACCGATACCAATGTCGGGATCGGTGGCCACATAATGGTGGATCGTTTGGGCGCACAGAAAACCACTGGCGGATATGCCAATGCAGCCTATCACCTAAGGGTTTCCAATGAAGGTTATTTGAGCTTTGGGCTTGGTGCCGGACTGGTGAATACCAGTTTGGATGGCTCAATGCTGAATCCGATGGACCCCTCAGATCCGTCGGTGTCCGGTGGTAACGAAAGGGTCCTTTATCCTGATCTTAGGGCAGGCTTATTTTACTATAACCCAAAATTCTATGCTGGGCTATCAGCAGACAACTTGTTTTCCTCCAGCTTTAATTTTGACAATGGAGCCGTGCTGGTGCAGCCGTCCTCAAACATGTACCTGACAGCAGGTACTATCATAGATGTGTCCTATAATGTGGCCATAAAACCGTCGATCCTGTATGCAGAGGATTTTAACGGGCCTTCAAGGTTGGACTTGAATGCGTTTGTGCTACTGGGCGAAAAACTGTGGGTAGGTGCTTCATATAGGACATCGGTAAACCTTAAGGGAGAGGAGTTTCAGGGGGAAACCAAACGGCCGGTGTCTGTGGTGGGCTTATTGGAGTTTTATGTAAATGACCGCCTCAGGATTGGATATGCCTATGATCACAATGTATCAGGATTCAGCACCAAGGCTTTCTCTACACATGATTTCTCAGTGGGGTATTTGTTCCCGCCAAAACGCGTGAAATTAGTTTCTCCAAGATATTTTTAATTCCAATATATGATGAAAAGAACTACCTACTATTTTCTTACGGTATTGATATTGGCAGGGGTCTGTTCATGTTCCAGTTTGAAAAACAGGGACCTGATCAAAGGCGACCAGCAGTATGAGATGCTTAACTATGCCGTGGCAGTAAATCACTACAGAATAGCCTGGGAAAGAACAGAACTGCCGGAAGTAGCAAGAGGGTTGGCAAGATCCTATTTTGAGATGAGGGAGTTTGACCTTGCCGAATCATGGTATGCAAGGCTGGACAGGGAAGATCAGCTTTCTAACCAGGACAGGCTTGATTTTGCCAAGGCGCTGATTGCCAATTCTAAGTTTGATGAAGCGCAAAAACAGCTGATCAAGTACAACCGCTCCGAAGCTGCCGAAGTAAGCCAAGAGGAAATCAATAATTTGCTCGAGACGGTAAAAGAGGCCAAAACACTGCTTAATGCCTCCAAGGATGTACGAATCACCAACCTACAGGGTGTAAATTCTTCTTTTGCTGATTTTGGCGCATTTATCAAGGATAGTACTTTGGTTTTTGTCAGCGATCGTATGGACCAAGATCCCGATAAGATGAAAGTGGATCAGTACAATGCCCTGAGGAGTGATATTTATGGATGGACTGGAAATGGCTATTTGAACGTCTATGAAGCCACGGGCGACTGGGACAAGTACGATGTGGATACTGTCTTGATGCTAGATGAGTATAAGAGTGACCACCACAGTGGACCGGTATATGAGACTGAAAAGATGGTGTTCTGGGTAAAAGCCGGTAAGCCTGGCGATAAGAAAAAGGGCGATAATGTAAACAAAAAGAACTATACACTCTACCCTCAGGTGTTTTATAAAATGAAAAGAGATACCGTTTGGGGAGAGCTCAAAGGGTTACCATTCAATAATCCCTACGAGTATTCGGTGAGTGATCCGTTTTGGGATGAGAAAGAAGAGCGACTCTATTTTTCATCAGATAAGCCAGGGGGCTATGGTAAGGCAGATATCTATTATAGCAAGTTTATGGGAGAGGATAAATGGTCCGAGCCGATTAACCTAGGAGATGAAATCAATACGTTTGGAGATGAGCGGACGCCATTTGTGGATAATAAAGGACAACTTTATTTTTCCTCGGATAGTAGAAAAGGGCTCGGCGGATTGGATGTTTTTATGAGCAAGCCAAAGGGAAATAATTGGCAAAAACCAACAAACCTAGGAGCCCCAATTAACTCCACCCGTGATGATTTTGCTTATTTTATCAACCCCGAGATTCCTGACAGAGGGGTGCTCTCTTCTGACCGCCAAGGTGGTGAAGGATGGGATGATGTGTACGCCTTTGTGCTGGACATAAACTCTAAGATTTTCCTGAGTGGTACCGTGAAGGACAAGGAATCCCTTCTGCCACTTCCCAATGCCGTGGTCGTGCTGTCCGACAGAAGTACGGGTACTGAATTTACCTACGTTACTGACGAAAAAGGGGAATATAGCTTCCAGCTGAATGAAGAGACCGTTTACGATATCGAAGGTAAAAAGACCGATTACATTACCGCCGAGATCACGGGATTGAGCACCGAAGGGATCAGGTTGTTTGCCGATAGCACCATTGTCAGGGATCTTTACCTTGATAAAATCGAGATTGGCAAAACCATCGAGTTGGAGAATATCTATTATGATTTTGACAAATGGGAGATCCGACCGGATGCAGCATTGGAGCTTGATAAATTGGTCAAAATCCTAGAGGACAATCCAACGATGAAAATTGAGCTGAATTCCCATACAGATAGCCGCGGATCAGATTCCTATAACCAGACACTTTCTGAAAAACGTGCCCAGTCAGCAGTGGATTACATCATCTCAAAAGGTGTGTCCAGGGTGAGAATTGAGGCAAAAGGCTATGGAGAGTCCAGGTTGCTAAACGACTGTGACGATGGGGTGGAATGTACCGATGAGCAACACCAAGATAATCGTCGTACTGAATTTACGATTGTGGATTATTAAGGAGAGAAGTTTTTTCTAAGTAACACTTTGCCCTAGGAGGGATGAGTTCGGTAGTAGTTAATAATACCCTTCACGTTAATTTTTTAGGTGTCAAGACTGTCCGTTGGGCGGTCTTGGCCTTTTTATGTGTGTTTTTTATCCTGCCTACTCAAGTCAAGGGACAGAAGGTGTATGCGGATAATTATATAGGTAAAAGCGGTAACGTTCCTAGTAGTATTATTGACGCTTTATTTCCCCCGTATAATAAACTGACTGCGATAAATGGAGGTGAAGCTGCCTTGGGAGGTGACGAGCAATATGCGAGGTTACTATCTAGCGCAGGTCTTATTGTTGATATAGGTGCATATAAGGGGTATGTTGAGATCCAATATGATGAGATTGTCCCCGCCAATACACCAACTTATATCAGAGTGAATGGCGATGCGGGATTACTTGAACAATTATTAGGAGGGACGCTAGGTGAGCTTTTGAGTGGGGTGGCCGGCAGCATCCTGGGAAAGCAAATAATCAAAGTAGAAGCAAAAAATTCAAATGGGAATGTGTTATTTGACCGAAGTACACTTGGAGGACTGGGGGCTGATGACCTTAAAATGGTCAAAGATAGAAATGGTAATTACCACTTAAAGTTTACCCCAAACGTGCCTTATCAAAGGCTAAAAATTACCAACCTGACTACTGCTTTAGCTGGTCTTGGGGTTGAATTTTATCTTGATGTGTATGAAGCTTTTTATTTTGGTAATGAATGCAATTATGCTCCCGAATTTATCTCTTACTATGGAAGTGGAATTAATTTAGACGCGTTAAATCTAGGCGGAGGGATCGTGGAGCATCCTGAAAATGCCATTGATGATGATCCCTCCACAGCGTCTTCAGTGAGTCCTGGCTTATTGAACGTTCTAGGAAGTTCCACGCAGCAATTTTACTTCACACAAGCCTCTGCCCCTACAGATGAGGTGATGGTGACATTGAGTGGAGACCCTTCTCTAGTGAATATAGAATTGTTGAGTAATGTTTCCTTTAAAGCTTTTAATGGAGATTTGCAGGTATTTGAGCAAGATTTGGGAGCCTTGTCAGCAGAACTGTTGGGCTTGATCAAGCTGGACCTGCTGGGGCTTCTTGGGGAGGGAGAGGCGGCGACTTTCCCAGTTTCGCCGGGTGTTCCATTTGATCGGTTTGAGATCAGTGTAGGCTCTTTTTTGGATGTCGATGTGGGCGAAGCCCTGAATGTCCACGAGGTGGAACGCACTGTCGGCATGCCCGATTTTGGAGGGGTGACAGGTAATAATTATTCCATTTGTGAAGGACAGTCCCTGAGTGTATCACCGCAGAGCTATGGAGGAGCCTCTCTCCGCTGGTATGAAGCACAAGAAGGAGGTACTCCCATTGGTACCACCGAAAGCTTGGATATCGATGAAGTGACAGAAGATAAAACCTATTACGTATCCAGCGTAGACGAATGCAGCGGCTTGGAAGTAGCGTCCGCTAGGGTAGCAGTGGAAGTGGATGCATTGGCTGTGCCCGAAGAAGAGGATTATGAGGCACTTCCCAGTCAGGCGACCTATGGTGAAGGGGAAGTGGTGGTGTTGGAGCCCAATTTAGAATCGAGTGCTGGTATAGAGGATCCACAATTTAACTGGTCAATGGCACCAGATGGAGTGCCTGCCATTACAGATGAATGGGTAGTGGATAAGGGTGATCACACTGTGACTTACCGCTTACGACCCGATGGAGCGTTGGAGATCGAAGGGCTTCAGCCGGAAGATGAAATCGATGAAGTCTACTTGGTCCTGCAAAATGGTGATACGGGCTGTAAGGCCATTGAAGCAGTGGAGCAGGTGTTTGTCATCCTGCCCATCAGTGGGATGCGATTTGAGGGATATGCGAAAGGGGACGGGAATTATTTGAATTGGGAGTTTAGTGCCCGGACACCACTGATGCAGCTGATTGTCCAACGCGCTGGTCCAGAACTCCAATGGTACGAAATAGGAGATTTATCCCTGTCAGGTGATCATATTTATGGAGGTGTATTTGATTTTATGGATGAAACTCCTGTTGCTGGAGTGAATTTCTATAGGATCAAAACAGTACCGTTTGACGGTAAGGAAGGGTATTCAGCGGTAATCCGGTTGGATCGCGAGAGTAAAAGTCACCAGGTATTTAGTATTTTTCCAAATCCCGTAGTAGATACCCCTGTATTGAGAAACCATACTTCGAAAGAGTTTAATCATATTACCGTGCAGGTCATAGGCCAAAATGGAGAGGTGGTGGATGATTTTACGCTAGGCCAGTTGCTGTCGGGAGAAGCTAAGAAGCTCCACGGGGCCAAATCATTGAAGCCAGGGGTTTATGTTTACATGATCTATACCCAAGGACACACCCAGCGAATAAAAGTAATTTGGTAAAGATTAACTTAAAAGGCTGTATTTATCGGGTCACTTGATTTAGTCTGGACAGGATGTTTTGATAGTAATTTCTACCTACGGGAATCGATTGGTCTTTTATGATGATTTCTTTGGAATTAAGGGCGTCGATCTTATCCAGATTGACGATATGGGCCTTGTTGACTTTACAGAAAAGCATGGTTGGTAACTTGTTTAGGACGTCTTTGAGGACGTTTCTTAATGTGTATACGGTGTTGTTTTCTGTACTGATATGGGTATAGGATCCATCTGCCTTGATCCAGTTGATGTCATCGACGGCCACTTTTTTGAGATAGCCCTTGTCCCTGATAAAAATCGAGCCTTTGATTATTTTGTCATGAAAAATGAGTTCCGAAACTTTGTCGGAGTTTTTACTTTCAAAATTACTAATGGCCAAGGTAAGGGTGGTGATTAAAGTGTCCCTGGAAAAAGGCTTGACGATATACCCATCGGGAGAGATTTCTTTTACCCTATTGAGTGTTTCTTTGTCCGTGGAGCTTGTGAAAAAAATAACCGGAATACTGAACTTTTCACGAATGTCATGAGCTATGTCAATGCCGTTGCTGTTGCCTTTTAAATGGATGTCCAGCAATACCGCAGCAGGAGACTTTTCGAATAAGGTGCCTTCAATCTTCTCGTCTGAATCCAAGATACCGCAGACCTCATATCCTTCAGTTTCCAATAGGTCTTTGGTATTATCAGCCAGCTCAATATTGTCCTCTACGATCAGAATCTGTGTTTTCATAGGTTGTCAAACTTGTGATTTGTATGCAAAATATGTCAATAATAAGCAGAATTTTGGTAAAAAAACATAGGTTTTTCGTAAATGTATGGAAATACTTAAAAAGCCTGAATCGGATAGATCTGAGTTGGTAATATAAACCATATTTATGGGTTAAAAATACTGATAACCGTAAAAAATCAACAGAAATAGGTTAATAAATGACCTAATTATGTTACCTTACCTTTGAAAACAGTTCGATATAATCGGTAGGAGGGGAGGGGCGTAATGGTGATAGAATTTATCGTGTGATAGCAAGATTGTAGTGTTTTTTGTTGTAAAGTACCATGTCGATAGCAATCGTCATAAACTTGAAATTATATGTGGGGGAGTTTGTAGGGAGATCAAATGGCCATTGTTTTTGTATACAATGTCGAAGGACTTGAGAGGAATGTGAGGCCGTTTTTGCTATTGTCTGCTTACGTTTGCTATAAGGTGGATTAAGGCTAAGCATGTTTTTGATAGAGATGAAATAGGAGCTTTAGAAGGTTGCTGAGTGATTCGAGCAGGTTCTTCTAAAATTGGAAGATTATAATTTCATTAGCGAGGTATTGGGATAGTAAAAAAACCTTGTATTTTAAGAAGGAAGGGAATGTTGAAAAATTCATGTTCAATAAACACAAATAACCAGAATTTACTTTTTCAAGGAATTTATCATGAAAAAGGAAAGTACCAACGTAATATGTGTTCGTACAAGGAAGGGGTGACCATACTGAATATTTCTAAAGAGATTTTAAGCATACAGCGGTTGTATTCAAGTGGAAGGATATCTGCTGAAAAAGCGTTCCGGGAATTCGAACGAATGCTTTCTGAGATAGCGGGATTTAATTCCATCCTTTTTGGAAAATGTCAAAAAGATCGTGTGGAGACTTTTGTTTGTTTTGATTCTATCAGCAAGCCAAGCTCCGATTTAGTGTACTGGAACATTACCCAAAATTTGGCAAGCAATATAGTGAGAGCGCATATTGATGCGCTCCACCGCGGGGAGGTTGTCGTCTCTAAAGAGACCATCCAGTTGGATGATGCTGATTTTGTGATCGATAACTTTGTGCTGTTTCCGGTTTTTTTAGATGAGGGCCAGGAAGGTTTCTTATTGCTTTTGAATACCGATACCGAGGCTCTTCTGAGGAATGAGGAAGTGGCGCGGCTAATCGCTGATGCATTGGGGGTGGTGTATCTTTCAGAACAGCAAAAGGGGATATCCAATAAAGAAATAGGCCAAACCAAGAAAGAAGAACTTTTGGACATGTTGGTGGAGCATTCTTCTGATGTGATAGCTCTTTTTAATGTGGACTGGAAACCAAATTACCTATCTCCATCAATCGAGCGGGTTTTTGGATTTGATAGAAAGCAGCTGATGACTCCTTCTTTTTTTGAGCAATTTAGAAGTGGTGCCAGAGAATTTAAAAAGGTCGTAGTTAACGGAGTTGAAAAATACCGCTTTAGCCATCATGATGTTGCTGGTGAAAAGATATGGCTGGAATCGGTTTTTGATACTTTGTATAACAGTGAAGGTGATATCCATGGGTATTTTGCCATCATTAGGGATATTTCTGAAGAACTCGAGGGGAATAAGAAGATGAAAGAGACCTTAGAAAAAGAAAAGGCCTTGAATGAAATGAAATCGCAGTTCATTTCCATTACCTCCCATGAGTTCAAGACGCCCCTGTCCACAATCAAGTCGAGTGTTGAGATTTGTAATATAGAGCTGGAGCGGCAGCTTAGCAAGCATCCTTCTGAAGGAAAGTTCAGAAAGCATTTTAATAGGGTGAACAGTGAAGTGGATCGAATGAACTCGTTGCTGGTGAATCTCCTGAATCTCGAAAAAATCAACCAAGGAATCATTCAAGTTACTGTCAAAGACAAGAAGATCAATAGCTATCTTAGGGCTTTTTTGGAGGACTGGGTAGAGCATGATACAGTGGTGTTTGAGTCATCATTGCCGGATGGTTTTTCCTATCCCTTGGATGTGAGTCTTATGAATCAGGTGATGACCAATCTGGTAGAAAATGCCCTTAAATATGGCAGCAGGGATAGGCACGTGATAGTGGGGGCTAGCCAAGATGAAGGCAGGTTGATTTTGACCGTCAAGGATTTTGGGGATGGTATCCCCGTACATGAGCAAGAGCATCTTTTTAAGCCATTCTTTAGAGCGTCAAACTCCAATAAATATGACAAAGGGTCTGGGTTAGGCCTAATGATTACCAAGAAGTTCATTGAACTCCAAAACGGAACGGTCCGCTTTGAATCTGAGGAAGGCGAAGGTACTTGCTTCTACCTGACATTTCCGTTGGCATGATTCGAAGATAAAAAGGAGGAAATACCCTTAACTAAACGGCATTGATTACGGGGCTAACAATAACTTAGCTAGGTTCCCAACGTGTTCTACTGATCCGTATTTACACCTTGGCTTCCGTAAGAATCAAATGCCAGTATCTGATGTGATTTTCTTCTTCAAAATTCAATTTTTTTTTAAACTGGCCTTGTTTGTCCTTTTTCTGAACTAATTTAATGGTTTGTGAAATTAACCTGATTCAAAAAACATGAAAAGATTACTATTGCCCATTTTAGCTATTTGTATCTGCAGTGCCTGCTCCAAGTCCACCCAACAAGCCCATGAGTCTGATGGAACGGGGGATGATATCGTGTCCATTGACCTTAAACAGGGCTGGAAGTCATTATTTAATGGCAAAGATATGAACAACTGGAAGGTGAAGATTTCCAAGCATGAACTCTATGATAACTACGCCAATACCTTCCGGGTGGAAGATGGCATGATGAAGGTACGCTACGATGGTTACGAGGATTTTGACAAACAATATGGCCATATCTTTTATGATCAATCCTTTTCAGCCTATTTACTTCATCTTGAATATCGATTTGTGGGTGAACAAGCACCAGGTGGCGAAGGCTGGGCATTGAGAAACAGCGGGGCAATGCTCCATGGTCAAGCCCCCGAGAGCATGTTGAAGGACCAGGATTTCCCCATTTCCATTGAAGGGCAGCTTCTTGGTGGTGATGGAGAACATGATCGCACGACCAGTAATCTGTGTACCCCAGGGACGAATGTGGTGATGGATGGAGAGCTGTTTACGCCACACTGTGTGAGCTCCACATCTAAGACCTATCACGGGGAGCAATGGGTGTCGGCTGATTTTTTAGTATTGGCAGATTCCGTTGTCCAGCATATCGTAGAAGGGGATACGGTAATGACCTATTACTCTCCTCAGATTGGAGGCGGAAATGTCGACCCTGTTGATCCGGAAGTCAAGCAGGAT
Coding sequences within it:
- a CDS encoding LytR/AlgR family response regulator transcription factor codes for the protein MKTQILIVEDNIELADNTKDLLETEGYEVCGILDSDEKIEGTLFEKSPAAVLLDIHLKGNSNGIDIAHDIREKFSIPVIFFTSSTDKETLNRVKEISPDGYIVKPFSRDTLITTLTLAISNFESKNSDKVSELIFHDKIIKGSIFIRDKGYLKKVAVDDINWIKADGSYTHISTENNTVYTLRNVLKDVLNKLPTMLFCKVNKAHIVNLDKIDALNSKEIIIKDQSIPVGRNYYQNILSRLNQVTR
- a CDS encoding PorP/SprF family type IX secretion system membrane protein, which translates into the protein MKSLKYILIVAGIIFTCMDAKAQQAPVFSQYMFNPLFLNPAYAGYKQQIYLQSYYRRQWTSVPGSPETFAISGDGLITDTNVGIGGHIMVDRLGAQKTTGGYANAAYHLRVSNEGYLSFGLGAGLVNTSLDGSMLNPMDPSDPSVSGGNERVLYPDLRAGLFYYNPKFYAGLSADNLFSSSFNFDNGAVLVQPSSNMYLTAGTIIDVSYNVAIKPSILYAEDFNGPSRLDLNAFVLLGEKLWVGASYRTSVNLKGEEFQGETKRPVSVVGLLEFYVNDRLRIGYAYDHNVSGFSTKAFSTHDFSVGYLFPPKRVKLVSPRYF
- a CDS encoding 3-keto-disaccharide hydrolase, with product MKRLLLPILAICICSACSKSTQQAHESDGTGDDIVSIDLKQGWKSLFNGKDMNNWKVKISKHELYDNYANTFRVEDGMMKVRYDGYEDFDKQYGHIFYDQSFSAYLLHLEYRFVGEQAPGGEGWALRNSGAMLHGQAPESMLKDQDFPISIEGQLLGGDGEHDRTTSNLCTPGTNVVMDGELFTPHCVSSTSKTYHGEQWVSADFLVLADSVVQHIVEGDTVMTYYSPQIGGGNVDPVDPEVKQDGKLLSEGYISLQSESHPVDFRKVELFDLAPYMDDQASLKAVLDELRKR
- a CDS encoding Ig-like domain-containing protein, whose protein sequence is MSSVVVNNTLHVNFLGVKTVRWAVLAFLCVFFILPTQVKGQKVYADNYIGKSGNVPSSIIDALFPPYNKLTAINGGEAALGGDEQYARLLSSAGLIVDIGAYKGYVEIQYDEIVPANTPTYIRVNGDAGLLEQLLGGTLGELLSGVAGSILGKQIIKVEAKNSNGNVLFDRSTLGGLGADDLKMVKDRNGNYHLKFTPNVPYQRLKITNLTTALAGLGVEFYLDVYEAFYFGNECNYAPEFISYYGSGINLDALNLGGGIVEHPENAIDDDPSTASSVSPGLLNVLGSSTQQFYFTQASAPTDEVMVTLSGDPSLVNIELLSNVSFKAFNGDLQVFEQDLGALSAELLGLIKLDLLGLLGEGEAATFPVSPGVPFDRFEISVGSFLDVDVGEALNVHEVERTVGMPDFGGVTGNNYSICEGQSLSVSPQSYGGASLRWYEAQEGGTPIGTTESLDIDEVTEDKTYYVSSVDECSGLEVASARVAVEVDALAVPEEEDYEALPSQATYGEGEVVVLEPNLESSAGIEDPQFNWSMAPDGVPAITDEWVVDKGDHTVTYRLRPDGALEIEGLQPEDEIDEVYLVLQNGDTGCKAIEAVEQVFVILPISGMRFEGYAKGDGNYLNWEFSARTPLMQLIVQRAGPELQWYEIGDLSLSGDHIYGGVFDFMDETPVAGVNFYRIKTVPFDGKEGYSAVIRLDRESKSHQVFSIFPNPVVDTPVLRNHTSKEFNHITVQVIGQNGEVVDDFTLGQLLSGEAKKLHGAKSLKPGVYVYMIYTQGHTQRIKVIW
- a CDS encoding OmpA family protein codes for the protein MMKRTTYYFLTVLILAGVCSCSSLKNRDLIKGDQQYEMLNYAVAVNHYRIAWERTELPEVARGLARSYFEMREFDLAESWYARLDREDQLSNQDRLDFAKALIANSKFDEAQKQLIKYNRSEAAEVSQEEINNLLETVKEAKTLLNASKDVRITNLQGVNSSFADFGAFIKDSTLVFVSDRMDQDPDKMKVDQYNALRSDIYGWTGNGYLNVYEATGDWDKYDVDTVLMLDEYKSDHHSGPVYETEKMVFWVKAGKPGDKKKGDNVNKKNYTLYPQVFYKMKRDTVWGELKGLPFNNPYEYSVSDPFWDEKEERLYFSSDKPGGYGKADIYYSKFMGEDKWSEPINLGDEINTFGDERTPFVDNKGQLYFSSDSRKGLGGLDVFMSKPKGNNWQKPTNLGAPINSTRDDFAYFINPEIPDRGVLSSDRQGGEGWDDVYAFVLDINSKIFLSGTVKDKESLLPLPNAVVVLSDRSTGTEFTYVTDEKGEYSFQLNEETVYDIEGKKTDYITAEITGLSTEGIRLFADSTIVRDLYLDKIEIGKTIELENIYYDFDKWEIRPDAALELDKLVKILEDNPTMKIELNSHTDSRGSDSYNQTLSEKRAQSAVDYIISKGVSRVRIEAKGYGESRLLNDCDDGVECTDEQHQDNRRTEFTIVDY
- a CDS encoding PAS domain-containing sensor histidine kinase; its protein translation is MCSYKEGVTILNISKEILSIQRLYSSGRISAEKAFREFERMLSEIAGFNSILFGKCQKDRVETFVCFDSISKPSSDLVYWNITQNLASNIVRAHIDALHRGEVVVSKETIQLDDADFVIDNFVLFPVFLDEGQEGFLLLLNTDTEALLRNEEVARLIADALGVVYLSEQQKGISNKEIGQTKKEELLDMLVEHSSDVIALFNVDWKPNYLSPSIERVFGFDRKQLMTPSFFEQFRSGAREFKKVVVNGVEKYRFSHHDVAGEKIWLESVFDTLYNSEGDIHGYFAIIRDISEELEGNKKMKETLEKEKALNEMKSQFISITSHEFKTPLSTIKSSVEICNIELERQLSKHPSEGKFRKHFNRVNSEVDRMNSLLVNLLNLEKINQGIIQVTVKDKKINSYLRAFLEDWVEHDTVVFESSLPDGFSYPLDVSLMNQVMTNLVENALKYGSRDRHVIVGASQDEGRLILTVKDFGDGIPVHEQEHLFKPFFRASNSNKYDKGSGLGLMITKKFIELQNGTVRFESEEGEGTCFYLTFPLA